A genome region from Bordetella genomosp. 10 includes the following:
- the gspN gene encoding type II secretion system protein N: MRLLDSWRARRAQPRGHRHGLTLAAVLVALASALAVMPARWLPRLLDERGMVAIVDASGTIWDGAALLALGPPGARRTLPQPVRWRWTWQGIVVRHPWLGGDVRLSLAWRGLGVPAFSLSAQTLRLPADVLPALGAPLNTLAPGGNLVLSWPDYEAGATRAPILWQIEWRDASSALSTVHPLGSYRLRATAMSGGANADANANGKGKAGAANLALTTLSGPLQVQATGKWDGRKFELNGAAEPAAGSPDAVRAGLDALLSALGRRDGDRSVFVVH, from the coding sequence ATGCGCCTGCTGGATTCCTGGCGCGCGCGCCGCGCCCAGCCTCGCGGGCATCGCCATGGCCTGACGCTGGCCGCCGTGCTGGTGGCCCTGGCCTCCGCCCTGGCCGTCATGCCGGCCCGCTGGCTGCCGCGCCTGCTCGACGAGCGGGGCATGGTCGCCATCGTCGACGCCTCGGGCACGATATGGGATGGCGCGGCGCTGCTGGCCCTCGGCCCGCCCGGCGCGCGCCGCACCCTGCCCCAGCCCGTGCGCTGGCGCTGGACCTGGCAAGGCATCGTCGTGCGCCATCCCTGGCTGGGCGGCGACGTCCGCCTCTCGCTTGCGTGGCGCGGGCTGGGCGTGCCCGCCTTCTCCCTGTCCGCGCAAACCCTGCGCCTGCCGGCCGACGTCCTGCCGGCGCTGGGCGCGCCCTTGAACACGCTCGCTCCCGGCGGCAACCTGGTCTTGAGCTGGCCCGACTACGAGGCGGGCGCCACGCGCGCGCCGATCCTGTGGCAGATCGAATGGCGCGACGCGTCCTCCGCCCTGTCCACGGTGCATCCCCTGGGTTCGTACCGGCTGCGGGCGACGGCGATGAGTGGCGGCGCCAACGCCGATGCCAACGCCAATGGCAAAGGCAAGGCCGGCGCCGCGAACCTGGCGTTGACCACGCTGAGCGGTCCGTTGCAGGTACAGGCGACGGGAAAATGGGACGGCCGCAAGTTCGAGCTGAACGGCGCCGCCGAACCGGCCGCGGGCAGCCCCGACGCCGTGCGCGCGGGCCTGGACGCCCTATTGTCGGCGCTGGGAAGACGCGACGGCGACCGCAGCGTCTTCGTCGTCCACTAG
- the gspI gene encoding type II secretion system minor pseudopilin GspI produces the protein MRCNDARRAARRRERGFTLIEVLVALAIIAVALAAALRATGVLAQNNHALRDKTLALVAAENRMAELRLAQALPDPGKQDTPCPQGRLDMLCESTYTYSLNRAFRQVSVRVYLRGRPDITLAELSGLLANVR, from the coding sequence ATGCGGTGCAATGACGCGCGCCGCGCCGCGCGGCGCCGGGAACGCGGCTTCACGCTGATCGAAGTGCTGGTGGCGCTGGCCATCATCGCCGTGGCCCTGGCCGCGGCCCTGCGCGCCACCGGCGTGCTGGCGCAGAACAACCACGCGCTGCGCGACAAGACCCTGGCCCTGGTCGCCGCCGAGAACCGAATGGCCGAATTGCGGCTGGCGCAGGCGCTGCCCGATCCCGGCAAGCAGGACACGCCCTGTCCGCAAGGGCGGCTGGACATGCTGTGCGAGTCCACCTACACCTACTCGCTGAACCGCGCCTTCCGGCAGGTGTCGGTGCGCGTGTACCTGCGCGGGCGGCCGGACATCACCCTGGCCGAACTGTCGGGCCTGCTGGCGAACGTGCGATGA
- the gspE gene encoding type II secretion system ATPase GspE — protein sequence MSVALRPLPYAWARAQRAVLAAHAGAPRLTVSPRTPPWALAEIRRRYGELAVETVDDAVLETLLTATYSDTGDAATVMGAAENEIDLDRLMQDIPEIADLLEAQDDAPVIRMINALFTQAARDGASDIHIEPFETHSVVRYRVDGTLRDVVSPRKALHAALISRIKIMAHLDIAEKRLPQDGRIALRVGGRPIDVRVSTLPTGHGERAVLRLLDKEAGRLQLEKLGMGPALLGRLDTLIRQPHGIVLVTGPTGSGKTTTLYAALGRLDASTSNILTVEDPIEYDLPGISQTQVNAKIDMSFALALRAILRQDPDVIMIGEIRDLETAQIAVQASLTGHLVLATLHTNDAVSAVTRLTDMGVEPFLLASSLLGVLAQRLVRRLCTHCRAPHEEEGRVVYRPVGCAHCNHTGYSGRTGIHELFVVDEDVRRLVHEGRDEQALRAAAASAGMRSMREDGERWIAAGVTAPEEIVRVTRDH from the coding sequence ATGAGCGTTGCGCTGCGGCCGCTGCCTTATGCCTGGGCGCGCGCGCAGCGCGCCGTGCTGGCGGCGCACGCCGGCGCGCCGCGCCTGACCGTCAGTCCGCGCACGCCACCCTGGGCGCTGGCGGAGATCCGCCGGCGCTACGGCGAGCTCGCGGTGGAGACGGTGGACGACGCCGTGCTGGAAACCTTGCTGACGGCGACCTACAGCGATACCGGCGACGCCGCGACCGTGATGGGCGCGGCCGAGAACGAGATCGACCTCGACCGCCTGATGCAGGACATCCCCGAGATCGCCGACCTGCTCGAAGCGCAGGACGACGCCCCGGTGATCCGCATGATCAACGCGCTGTTCACCCAGGCCGCGCGCGACGGCGCCAGCGACATCCACATCGAGCCCTTCGAGACGCATTCGGTGGTCCGCTACCGCGTCGACGGCACCTTGCGCGACGTGGTCTCGCCGCGCAAGGCGCTGCACGCGGCGCTGATCTCGCGCATCAAGATCATGGCGCATCTGGACATCGCGGAGAAGCGCCTGCCGCAGGACGGCCGCATCGCCTTGCGGGTGGGCGGCCGGCCGATCGACGTGCGGGTGTCGACGCTGCCGACCGGCCATGGCGAGCGCGCGGTGCTGCGCCTGCTCGACAAGGAAGCCGGCCGCCTGCAACTGGAGAAGCTGGGCATGGGGCCGGCATTGCTGGGGCGGCTGGATACGCTGATCCGCCAGCCGCACGGCATCGTGCTGGTGACCGGGCCGACCGGCAGCGGGAAGACGACCACGCTGTATGCGGCGCTGGGGCGCCTGGACGCGAGCACCAGCAATATCCTGACCGTGGAGGATCCGATCGAATACGACCTGCCCGGCATCAGCCAGACCCAGGTCAACGCCAAGATCGACATGAGCTTCGCCCTGGCCCTGCGCGCCATCCTGCGCCAGGATCCGGACGTGATCATGATCGGGGAAATCCGCGACCTGGAGACGGCGCAGATCGCGGTGCAGGCGTCGTTGACGGGGCACCTGGTGCTGGCGACCCTGCACACCAACGACGCGGTGTCGGCGGTGACGCGGCTGACCGACATGGGGGTGGAGCCTTTCCTCCTGGCCTCGTCGCTGCTGGGGGTGCTGGCGCAGCGATTGGTGCGGCGGCTGTGCACGCATTGCCGCGCCCCGCACGAGGAGGAGGGACGGGTGGTCTACCGGCCGGTCGGCTGCGCGCATTGCAATCACACGGGATACAGCGGGCGCACGGGCATCCATGAACTCTTCGTCGTGGACGAGGACGTGCGGCGGCTGGTGCACGAGGGACGGGACGAGCAGGCGCTGCGGGCCGCCGCCGCGTCAGCGGGAATGCGCTCGATGCGCGAGGACGGCGAGCGATGGATCGCCGCCGGCGTGACCGCGCCGGAGGAGATCGTGCGCGTCACGCGGGATCATTGA
- a CDS encoding prepilin-type N-terminal cleavage/methylation domain-containing protein: MNGHGAARTRAAGGGQAGFTLIEVLVAITLMALVSLLAWRGISRVADTRAWLERDAADNAVVVRTLGQLERDLSLSEDGRNGDDAALPGQPLAGVAVAQEPGKPLQLEIVRAAPADDGAWQAVIWRIRDGGLWRYVGAAGARYPLPPARAGAEVMANVATLAVRFWIPGQGWVPPGTPGAGKASGIEVAVERNRDGQRERYTRVVVLR; this comes from the coding sequence ATGAATGGGCACGGTGCGGCGCGCACGCGAGCGGCCGGGGGCGGCCAGGCGGGCTTCACGCTGATCGAGGTGCTGGTGGCCATCACCTTGATGGCGCTGGTCAGCCTGCTGGCCTGGCGCGGCATCAGCCGCGTCGCCGACACCCGCGCGTGGCTGGAAAGGGATGCCGCCGACAACGCCGTCGTGGTGCGCACGCTGGGCCAGCTCGAACGCGACCTGTCCCTTTCCGAAGATGGCCGCAACGGCGACGATGCGGCCTTGCCCGGCCAGCCGCTGGCCGGCGTGGCGGTCGCGCAGGAGCCCGGCAAACCGCTGCAACTGGAGATCGTGCGCGCGGCCCCGGCCGACGACGGCGCCTGGCAGGCCGTGATCTGGCGCATCCGCGACGGCGGCCTGTGGCGCTACGTCGGCGCCGCCGGCGCGCGCTATCCCCTGCCGCCGGCGCGGGCCGGCGCCGAAGTCATGGCCAACGTCGCCACGCTGGCCGTCCGCTTCTGGATTCCGGGACAAGGCTGGGTCCCGCCGGGAACGCCCGGCGCCGGCAAGGCCAGCGGGATCGAAGTCGCCGTCGAACGCAATCGCGACGGCCAGCGCGAGCGCTATACACGCGTGGTGGTGCTGCGATGA
- a CDS encoding general secretion pathway protein GspC, translated as MLPFPRLSPPRLLRVLAILGLAAGLGVWGAILLAPRPDAPPPALHAGAVRAVDTTPAALLFGKDGTLKTQVTVTGMIADATDGAVILSVDGGPPHAWRAGQEIAPGLRVARIGNNAVVLDQNGATTTLAAPPLPAAPAGIVNAAR; from the coding sequence ATGCTGCCTTTTCCCCGCCTTTCCCCGCCCCGGCTTTTGCGCGTCCTCGCCATCCTCGGCCTGGCGGCCGGGCTGGGCGTCTGGGGCGCCATCCTGCTCGCGCCCCGCCCGGACGCCCCGCCGCCGGCGCTGCATGCCGGCGCCGTGCGCGCGGTGGACACCACGCCCGCCGCGCTGCTGTTCGGCAAGGACGGCACGCTGAAGACGCAGGTGACCGTGACCGGCATGATCGCCGACGCCACCGACGGCGCCGTCATCCTCAGCGTGGACGGCGGTCCGCCCCACGCCTGGCGCGCGGGCCAGGAAATCGCCCCCGGCCTGCGCGTGGCGCGGATCGGCAACAACGCGGTGGTGCTGGACCAGAACGGCGCCACGACCACCCTCGCCGCGCCCCCCCTGCCGGCCGCGCCCGCCGGCATCGTCAACGCCGCGCGCTGA
- the gspM gene encoding type II secretion system protein GspM, with amino-acid sequence MKRPDPAARIAAWSARARQGLRPLAAWHAALTPRERRLVNAGGAALLLFLVFTIAVDPAWTAIARARAELPALRAQAAAVASLAGEAQRLRQRGGRAADAPLAQADVEASLRRAGLAPESWRATQEGGGSGKPAGWRIDLKEASSSALMRWSDSLAADLRLRVASADLKRASTEYGRPIPGKVDGVLRLAAATGA; translated from the coding sequence ATGAAGCGTCCCGATCCCGCCGCGCGCATCGCCGCCTGGTCGGCGCGCGCCCGGCAAGGCCTGCGTCCGCTCGCCGCCTGGCATGCCGCGCTGACGCCGCGCGAGCGCCGCCTGGTCAATGCCGGCGGCGCCGCGCTGCTGCTCTTTCTGGTCTTCACCATCGCCGTCGACCCGGCGTGGACCGCCATCGCGCGGGCCCGCGCCGAACTGCCCGCCCTGCGCGCGCAGGCCGCCGCCGTGGCCAGCCTCGCCGGCGAAGCGCAGCGCCTGCGCCAACGCGGCGGGCGCGCGGCGGACGCGCCGCTCGCGCAAGCGGACGTCGAGGCCAGCCTGCGCCGCGCCGGCCTCGCGCCCGAGAGCTGGCGCGCGACGCAGGAAGGCGGCGGCTCCGGCAAGCCGGCCGGGTGGCGCATCGACCTCAAGGAAGCATCCTCGTCGGCCCTCATGCGCTGGAGCGACAGCCTGGCGGCCGACCTGCGCCTGCGCGTGGCCAGCGCCGACCTGAAGCGCGCCAGCACCGAATACGGCCGGCCGATTCCGGGCAAGGTCGACGGCGTCTTGCGGCTCGCCGCCGCGACGGGCGCCTGA
- the gspL gene encoding type II secretion system protein GspL, with protein sequence MKNTLRIALPDLAGLSATAPLAYAWFDRQGRCARSGELAAAALATAFPGARVEAVLAPADAIVATVQVPAVPKRVLTAAVHGAMEPLLLSDMDELAVGHGARAADGAVTVAWAEREPLARAWRLLAGAGLRVDALLPAQLVLPQDDAAPDQPLTLPADARWRHDAPRWSLALPALSPRQRSPWRAPLWWTAAAAAVWILGLNIHAARLRGEAASLHARMEAQVRAAFPDIPVVVDPLRQAEQGRNALLAGQGGSSAGDFVPLALATAGALPFAAGHAAALRYADEAITITLDDADGKDPEQLAQMPAMAQAASAQGLHIEKQDAPATWRITRSQP encoded by the coding sequence TTGAAGAACACCCTACGCATCGCGCTTCCCGACCTGGCCGGCTTGAGCGCCACCGCGCCCCTGGCCTATGCCTGGTTCGACCGCCAGGGGCGCTGCGCGCGCAGCGGCGAACTGGCGGCCGCGGCGCTGGCCACGGCCTTCCCGGGCGCCCGCGTCGAGGCCGTGCTGGCGCCGGCCGACGCCATCGTCGCCACCGTCCAGGTGCCCGCCGTGCCCAAGCGCGTGCTGACGGCCGCCGTGCACGGCGCCATGGAACCGCTGCTGCTGAGCGACATGGACGAGCTGGCCGTCGGCCATGGCGCGCGCGCGGCCGACGGCGCGGTGACCGTCGCCTGGGCCGAACGCGAGCCCCTGGCGCGCGCCTGGCGCCTGCTGGCCGGGGCCGGCCTGCGCGTCGACGCCCTGCTGCCGGCGCAACTGGTGCTGCCGCAAGACGATGCCGCGCCGGACCAACCGCTGACGCTGCCGGCGGATGCGCGCTGGCGCCACGACGCGCCGCGCTGGTCGCTGGCCCTGCCGGCGCTGAGTCCGCGCCAGCGCTCGCCCTGGCGCGCGCCCTTGTGGTGGACGGCGGCCGCCGCCGCGGTATGGATCCTGGGATTGAACATCCACGCCGCGCGGCTGCGCGGCGAAGCGGCTTCCCTGCATGCGCGGATGGAAGCCCAGGTGCGTGCGGCTTTTCCCGACATTCCGGTGGTGGTCGATCCGCTGCGCCAGGCCGAACAGGGCCGCAACGCGCTGCTGGCCGGACAGGGCGGCAGCAGCGCCGGCGACTTCGTGCCGCTGGCCCTGGCCACGGCCGGCGCCCTGCCCTTCGCGGCCGGCCACGCCGCCGCGCTGCGATACGCCGACGAGGCGATCACGATCACGCTCGACGACGCCGACGGCAAGGATCCCGAACAACTGGCGCAAATGCCCGCCATGGCGCAGGCCGCCTCGGCCCAGGGCCTGCACATCGAAAAACAGGACGCGCCCGCGACGTGGCGCATCACCCGGAGCCAACCATGA
- the gspH gene encoding type II secretion system minor pseudopilin GspH, translating to MRTSVPGISESLPSPSLPAPARRSCARRREGGFTLIEILIVLVIIGIAAGMVGISAVGAPDRRLHEDAERLVQAFAVAQSEARSDGRLITWRASAAGYRFERPGRRPASTGSADDEAPLPPDDFHDDAVLRPHAWSAGAVVIMSDDRAGGIVFDTEWMADPMQLTLSAGGRSVTVTRDAGGAYAVQ from the coding sequence ATGCGGACATCGGTTCCTGGGATCTCTGAGTCCCTGCCCTCGCCGTCCCTGCCCGCGCCGGCCCGTCGCTCTTGCGCGCGGCGGCGCGAAGGCGGCTTCACGCTGATCGAGATCCTGATCGTGCTGGTGATCATCGGCATCGCCGCCGGCATGGTCGGCATTTCCGCGGTGGGCGCGCCGGACCGCCGCCTGCATGAAGACGCCGAGCGCCTGGTGCAGGCCTTCGCCGTGGCGCAAAGCGAAGCGCGCAGCGACGGCCGCCTCATCACCTGGCGCGCGTCGGCGGCCGGCTATCGATTCGAACGCCCCGGACGCCGGCCGGCGAGCACGGGCAGCGCCGACGACGAAGCGCCGCTGCCGCCCGACGACTTCCATGACGACGCCGTGCTGCGGCCCCACGCCTGGTCGGCCGGCGCCGTCGTGATCATGTCGGACGACCGCGCGGGCGGGATCGTGTTCGATACCGAATGGATGGCCGATCCCATGCAACTGACCCTCAGCGCCGGCGGCCGCAGCGTCACCGTCACGCGCGACGCCGGCGGCGCCTATGCGGTGCAATGA
- the gspG gene encoding type II secretion system major pseudopilin GspG, with product MHRRRSAARARQQGFTLIEIMVVVVIMGILAALIVPRVLDRPDQARQVAARQDIGGLMQALKLYRLDNGRYPTTQQGLQALVTRPDNAANWRAYLDRLPNDPWGHPYQYLSPGVKGEVDVFSFGADGKAGGEQNDADIGSWDL from the coding sequence GTGCATCGTCGCCGCAGCGCCGCCAGGGCGCGCCAGCAAGGTTTCACCCTGATTGAAATCATGGTGGTGGTGGTCATCATGGGCATCCTCGCCGCCCTGATCGTGCCGCGCGTGCTGGACCGTCCCGACCAAGCTCGCCAGGTGGCCGCGCGCCAGGACATCGGCGGCCTGATGCAGGCGCTGAAGCTGTACCGCCTGGACAATGGCCGCTATCCGACCACGCAGCAGGGGCTGCAGGCGCTGGTGACGCGGCCCGACAACGCCGCCAACTGGCGCGCCTATCTCGACCGCCTGCCCAACGACCCCTGGGGCCATCCCTACCAGTACCTCAGCCCGGGCGTGAAGGGCGAAGTCGACGTGTTCTCCTTCGGCGCCGACGGCAAGGCCGGCGGCGAGCAGAACGATGCGGACATCGGTTCCTGGGATCTCTGA
- the gspD gene encoding type II secretion system secretin GspD, translated as MRRVLQRLAASALSLTLCAGLPATVFAQQPARNTDDKVSLNFVDVDIAAVLRAMSLFTRRNYLYDPRVKGKMTLVSDQPVDRQTAMNMLAGALRLQGYAIVEVGGVTRVVPEADAKLQGSAMSVEEFDRRGRGAPAPRASGGEVVTRVFPLKYENAANLVPVLRPMVPPNNPVNAYPGNNTVVVTDYADNMERIARVIASIDVPTSIDTAVVPVRYAIASDVAALASQLLDAQQNGADASQRIAVVADPRTNNVVIRAGSPARTALARDLVVKLDTQQASAGNLHVVYLRNAQAVRLAAVLGGLLAGQAGAAPGANGGNAAGAQGNRAAGQQGAASNNGGSNTYTPTGMGGNSSTGIASGSNAGLGSGQQQAIARVDGSNNMQPVSYSGNGATVQADPATNTLIISATEPQYRSLREVIDMLDQRRAQVLVESMIVEVTEDQAAQIGIQWFGATNGLGTSGASVIGGSNLGGSGINTSAATTIDALPSGLNIGLIRGTTTIPGIGQILNLNVLATALKTNGGANILSTPNLMTLDNEAASIMVGKTVPFVTGQYVTSGSGSSSNPFQTIEREDVGLKLNIRPQISEGGSVKLDIYQEVSSIDTASSTSTSGIVTNKRAIDTSVLIDDGQIIVLGGLLQDSVSTTNEGVPGLSSIPLIGALFRSDTRSREKTNLMVFLRPHVIRNSQDSMGVTLDRYNYMRRAQSAVQPGEHWALPDMNAPILPPANVRGASTGAYDLRPGAAAETMKQTPPPVTQSYAVRHLPETPRPPDEVIRASLPVGVTIATDPAALYGDADSTKTTLQFAQTDAREQADNIVGRVRMSGLDAYSLPGPGGLGYVVRSQVPRDARSVDTALSLLRQLGYKPELVTQP; from the coding sequence ATGCGACGCGTTCTGCAACGGCTGGCCGCCAGCGCCTTGTCTCTTACCCTCTGTGCCGGATTGCCGGCGACGGTCTTCGCGCAGCAGCCCGCCCGCAATACGGACGACAAGGTGTCGCTGAATTTCGTGGACGTCGACATCGCCGCGGTGCTGCGCGCCATGTCGCTCTTCACCCGGCGCAACTATCTCTACGATCCGCGCGTCAAGGGCAAGATGACGCTGGTGTCGGACCAGCCGGTCGATCGGCAGACCGCGATGAACATGCTGGCCGGCGCGCTGCGCCTGCAAGGCTACGCCATCGTCGAGGTGGGCGGCGTGACGCGCGTGGTGCCCGAGGCCGACGCCAAGCTGCAAGGCAGCGCGATGTCGGTGGAGGAGTTCGACCGGCGCGGCCGCGGCGCCCCCGCGCCCCGCGCATCGGGCGGCGAGGTGGTCACGCGGGTGTTTCCGTTGAAGTACGAGAACGCCGCCAACCTGGTGCCGGTGCTGCGCCCCATGGTGCCGCCCAATAATCCGGTCAACGCTTATCCCGGCAACAACACGGTGGTGGTGACCGACTACGCCGACAACATGGAGCGCATCGCGCGCGTCATCGCCAGCATCGACGTGCCGACCTCGATCGACACGGCGGTGGTGCCCGTGCGCTACGCCATCGCCTCGGACGTGGCGGCGCTGGCCTCGCAGTTGCTGGACGCGCAGCAGAACGGCGCCGATGCGTCGCAGCGCATCGCCGTCGTCGCCGACCCGCGCACCAATAACGTGGTGATCCGCGCCGGCAGCCCGGCGCGCACGGCGCTGGCGCGCGACCTGGTCGTGAAGCTCGACACGCAGCAGGCCAGTGCCGGCAACCTGCACGTGGTGTACCTGCGCAATGCGCAGGCCGTGCGCCTGGCGGCGGTGCTGGGCGGACTGCTGGCCGGCCAGGCCGGCGCCGCGCCCGGGGCCAACGGCGGCAACGCCGCGGGCGCGCAGGGCAACCGCGCGGCGGGACAGCAGGGGGCGGCGTCGAACAACGGCGGCAGCAACACCTACACGCCGACCGGCATGGGCGGCAACAGCAGTACGGGCATCGCCTCGGGCAGCAACGCCGGCCTGGGCTCGGGCCAGCAGCAAGCCATCGCGCGCGTGGACGGCAGCAACAATATGCAGCCGGTCTCGTACTCGGGCAACGGCGCGACGGTGCAGGCCGATCCGGCCACCAACACCCTCATCATCTCCGCCACCGAGCCGCAATACCGCAGCCTGCGCGAAGTCATCGACATGCTGGACCAGCGCCGCGCCCAGGTGCTGGTGGAAAGCATGATCGTCGAGGTCACCGAGGACCAGGCCGCGCAGATCGGCATCCAGTGGTTCGGCGCCACCAACGGCCTGGGCACCAGCGGCGCGTCCGTGATCGGCGGCTCCAACCTGGGCGGCTCGGGCATCAATACGTCCGCCGCGACCACCATAGACGCCTTGCCGTCGGGCCTGAACATCGGCCTGATCCGCGGCACCACCACGATTCCCGGCATCGGCCAGATCCTCAACCTGAACGTGCTGGCCACGGCCCTGAAGACCAACGGCGGCGCCAATATCCTGTCCACGCCCAACCTGATGACCCTGGACAACGAGGCGGCCAGCATCATGGTGGGCAAGACCGTGCCCTTCGTGACGGGCCAGTACGTGACCTCGGGCAGCGGCTCCAGCAGCAATCCCTTCCAGACCATCGAGCGCGAGGACGTCGGCCTGAAGCTGAACATCCGGCCGCAGATCTCCGAAGGCGGTTCGGTCAAGCTCGACATCTACCAGGAAGTCAGCTCCATCGACACGGCCAGTTCCACGTCGACCAGCGGCATCGTCACCAACAAGCGCGCCATCGACACCAGCGTGCTGATCGACGACGGCCAGATCATCGTGCTGGGCGGCCTGCTGCAGGACAGCGTGTCGACGACCAACGAGGGCGTGCCCGGCCTGAGTTCGATTCCGCTGATCGGCGCCTTGTTCCGTTCGGATACGCGCAGCCGCGAGAAGACCAACCTGATGGTCTTCCTGCGTCCGCACGTGATACGCAACAGCCAGGACAGCATGGGCGTGACCCTGGACCGCTACAACTACATGCGCCGCGCGCAGAGCGCCGTGCAGCCCGGCGAGCATTGGGCGCTGCCGGACATGAACGCGCCCATCCTGCCGCCGGCCAACGTCCGCGGCGCCTCCACGGGGGCCTACGACCTGCGGCCGGGCGCCGCCGCCGAGACCATGAAGCAGACGCCGCCGCCCGTCACGCAGTCGTACGCGGTGCGGCATTTGCCGGAGACGCCGCGCCCGCCCGACGAGGTGATCCGGGCCAGCCTGCCCGTCGGGGTGACCATCGCCACCGATCCCGCCGCGCTGTACGGCGACGCGGATTCGACCAAGACCACGCTGCAATTCGCGCAGACCGACGCGCGCGAGCAGGCCGACAACATCGTCGGGCGCGTGCGCATGAGCGGCCTGGACGCCTACAGCCTGCCCGGCCCCGGCGGCCTGGGCTACGTCGTGCGCTCCCAGGTCCCGCGCGACGCGCGCAGCGTCGACACCGCGCTGTCGCTGCTCAGGCAACTGGGCTACAAGCCGGAGTTGGTGACGCAGCCATGA
- the gspK gene encoding type II secretion system minor pseudopilin GspK, with translation MKMTSVSCSPRGQPPGGRLRHGRERGMAVVSALIVVAVVAALTSGLFMRQTAAVRQVENEQSRAQARWLLLGGLDWARLVVRESLRREATVHAGQLWTVPVQDTRLERPGDARVAVFSGYIEDEQGKFNLYNVARNGLILPDQARILQRLLTALGDRDDLARTLAQRVALTQPAKAVTGPDGAIVSQSAPARAPTPRGLDDLLGATALAPAFRRDLERTLTYLPATTTVNVNTAPPEVLVALMPDMTLAQARVLAGERERGAWFNDAADFGNRLAGLGVATAPAGIGATSAWFAATGTVVYERAHLVMRALIQSGADQSTDIVWRREIH, from the coding sequence ATGAAGATGACGAGCGTGTCGTGTTCACCTCGCGGGCAGCCACCAGGCGGCCGGCTCCGCCACGGCCGCGAACGCGGCATGGCGGTGGTCAGCGCGTTGATCGTGGTCGCCGTAGTGGCGGCGCTGACGTCCGGGCTGTTCATGCGCCAGACCGCCGCGGTGCGCCAGGTCGAAAACGAACAGTCGCGCGCCCAGGCCCGCTGGCTGCTGCTGGGCGGCCTGGACTGGGCGCGCCTGGTGGTGCGCGAAAGCCTGCGCCGCGAGGCCACCGTCCATGCCGGCCAATTGTGGACCGTCCCCGTGCAGGACACGCGACTGGAACGCCCCGGCGACGCGCGCGTGGCGGTGTTTTCCGGCTACATCGAAGACGAGCAGGGCAAATTCAATCTCTACAACGTGGCGCGCAACGGCCTCATCCTGCCCGATCAGGCGCGCATACTGCAACGCCTGCTCACGGCCCTGGGCGACCGGGACGACCTGGCGCGGACGCTGGCGCAGCGCGTGGCGCTGACGCAGCCGGCCAAGGCCGTGACCGGTCCCGACGGCGCCATCGTTTCCCAATCCGCGCCGGCGCGCGCGCCCACCCCACGCGGCCTCGACGACCTGCTCGGCGCGACGGCGCTGGCGCCCGCTTTCCGGCGCGATCTCGAACGCACGCTGACCTACCTGCCGGCCACCACCACCGTCAACGTCAACACCGCGCCGCCGGAAGTCCTCGTCGCCCTGATGCCGGACATGACGCTGGCGCAGGCGCGCGTGCTGGCGGGCGAACGCGAGCGCGGCGCGTGGTTCAACGACGCCGCCGATTTCGGCAACCGCCTGGCCGGGCTGGGCGTGGCTACCGCGCCGGCCGGCATCGGCGCCACCAGCGCCTGGTTCGCCGCCACCGGCACCGTGGTGTACGAGCGCGCGCACCTGGTCATGCGGGCATTGATCCAAAGCGGCGCCGACCAATCCACCGACATCGTCTGGAGACGGGAAATCCATTGA